GGGGCGATGAAGCGGCTGAACGCGCGCGTGTTAGGGCGGCTCCGCGAGCGCGGCGTGCCCGCGGTCCCGGTTCACCCGCTGTCGCTCGCGGCGCGGGCCGAGGGGACCGACGGCCCGCTCGACCTCCCGCTCGGGTCGACGGCGACGCTGCTGGGCGAGGGGTTCGTTCCGGTCCTCCACGGCGACGGGGTGGCGACCGCCGGCGACGGCGTCACCGTCGTCTCGGGCGACGAACTGGTCGTCGAACTCGCCGCCGGCCTGGGCGCGCGCCGCGTGGGCGTCTGCTCGACGGTCCCCGGGGTCTTCGACGGCGACGGCGACGTGATCGACGAAATCGACGACTTCGCGTCGGTCGCGGACGCGCTCGGCGCGAGCGACGTCACCGACGTCTCGGGCGGGATGGCCGCGAAGGTGCGGGAGCTGCTCGCGCTCGACGCGCCCGCGTACGTGTTCGGCGCGGGCGGTCTGGCGCCGTTCCTCCGCGGCGAGGACGCCGGGACCCGGATCGACTGAGCGGGTGGCCGCGGGCGCGTCGCGAACGGCGGCGCGCCCGGGTACAGAACCCTTATTCGACCCACGGCCCTCCCAGCGATTATGAACGAATCGGACGTGCGGGAGCGGCTCGCGGACGTGCGGGACCCGGACCTCGGCGGCGACATCGTCTCGCTCGGGCTGGTGAACGACGTCGAGGTCGACGAGGCTGCCGGGACCGTCAGCGTGTCGCTCGCGCTCGGCGCGCCCTTCTCGCCCAACGAGTCGGAGATCGCCGACGACGTGCGGGAGGCGCTCGCGGACACCGGTCTCGACGTGGAGCTGTCAGCCGCCATCCCGGACGACCTCTCGGCGGACGAGCAGGTGCTCCCGGGCGTCCAGAACGTGATCGCGGTCGCCTCTGGCAAGGGAGGCGTCGGGAAGTCGACCGTCGCGGTGAACCTCGCCGCCGGCCTCTCGGAGCTGGGCGCCCGCGTCGGCCTGTTCGACGCCGACGTGTACGGCCCGAACGTGCCGCGGATGGTGTCGGCCGAACAGCGGCCGGAGACCGACGGCGAGACGATCGTTCCCCCCGAGCGGTTCGGCGTGAAGCTGATGAGCATGGACTTCCTCACCGGCGAGGACGACCCCGTCATCTGGCGCGGCCCGATGGTCCACAAGATCATCACCCAGCTCGTCGAGGACGTGGAGTGGGGCGAACTCGACTACCTCGTAATGGACCTCCCGCCGGGCACCGGCGACACCCAGCTCACCATCCTCCAGACGCTCCCCTTGACGGGCGCCGTCATCGTCACGACGCCGCAGGACGTGGCGCTCGACGACGCGGTGAAGGGACTCCGCATGTTCGGCAAACACGACACGAACGTCCTCGGCATCGCGGAGAACATGGCCGGGTTCCGGTGTCCCGACTGCGGCGGGTTCCACGAGATATTCGGCTCCGGCGGCGGGAAGGCGCTCGCACAGGAGCACGACCTCCCGTTCCTCGGCGGGATCCCGCTCGACCCCTCCGTACGCACCGGCGGCGACGACGGCGAGCCGGTCGTCTTGGAGGACGGCGAGACCGCGGACGCGTTCAAGGTGATAGTCGAGAACGTCGCGAACAACGCCGGCGTCGTCCGCCGCCGCGGGGTGAGCGACGGGCGATGACCGACGCGTCGGAAGGCGACGGCGGGAGAACCGAGGGCCGGAGTGAGTCAGACGGAACGGCGAGCGGCGACGACAGCGAGGACCCTCTCGCGGCCGCGGGCGTCGACCCGGTCGTGCCGGACGAGGCGTCTGACGCGGAGTTCCCCGCGGACGCGGAGGTGCGAGAGTTCCTCCGAGACGTGGCCGAGGACGTTCGGGGGGACAGTTCGGAGAGCAAGCAGCTCTCGGCGGTCCTCTACCGCGTCTCGGACCTGTACGACGAGACGGAGGAGACGTCGCCGGAGGAGATATACCTCAACGTCCGGCACATCATGCGGATCAAAGCCGAGGGCGGGCTGCGCCGCTGAGTCGACCGAACGCGGAATCTCTTCCTTCAATCGTCCGACTCGGTCGCTGCGGCGGGGTCGATCGCGTGCCCGTCCAACGGGGTCGCGTCGTCGACGACGCCCGCGAGGCCGAGCCGATCGAGGGTGTCCGGCGTCGGAAGGCCGCGGTCCCCCCAGCCGCGCGCCGCGTAGTACCGGTCGAGCAGGCGGTCGAACGCGTCGGCGTCGACGCCCGGCGTCCCGTCGGCCGCGGCCGAGCGGAGCGGCTCGGGGAGCGCGTCGTCCGCGCGGTCGAACCCCTCGCGGGCGTTGAACAGCCGGGTGAGCGTCCAGATCCGCTCGCCCGTCGTCGCGAGCGCCGCGACGGGGTCCCGCGAGTCGTCCGGGGAGTCGCCGCGGTCGACGTTGACGTCGGCGTCGCGGTCGACATCGGCACCGCGGTCGATGTCGTCCACGGCCGGATGGTCGACCGCCGCGAGCCACTCCGCGCCGAGGTCGGTCCAGACGGCCTCGCCCACGAAGTCGTCGACGACGAGGCTCCACAGCACGGACCGGGCGTTCTGCTCACCGACCACGTCGCGCACCCGGTCGACGGGCGAGCGGTCCGGGCTGGCGAGGGGTTCGCGGTCCTGCGGCCGCGCGCGTCGGTGGCAGGCCCCGCGGTCGCTCGTGGCGTACGCGAGCGCGACGCCGACCGCCGCGCGCGGGTCGAAGCCGGGCAGCGCCATCGACTTCACCGTGGGCACGAGTTCCGCGCCGCCGAACCGGGCGACCGCGGCGTCGATCCCGTCCGCGAGCGCGTCCGGCAGGTCGGGGTGGACGTCGAGGTCGGCGGGGGCCTCGCGCGCCGCGATCGCCTCCAGCAGGCGCTCGGCGCCGTCGGCGTCACCGAACGCGACCGGGCAGTCGACGACGCCTGCCTCCCCGGCGCGGACCGCCCACGCGACCGCGTTGCCCGCGCCGATCACGTCGAGGCCGAGGCGGTCGCAGACCCCGCAGAGCTCGACGACGCGGTCGAAGTCGTCGACGCCGAGCCCGGCCCCGAGCGTGATCGGCGCCGCGCCGCGCGGGACCACCTCCCCCTCCGAGGTGTCGATCCGGAAGCCGTCGGAGCGGGCCGGGTCCGTCTCTCCGGGGTCGCCGTCCGCGGTCTCTCCGGCGTCGCCGTCCGCGGTCTCCCCCCGGTCACCGTCCGCCGCCTCGTCGTCAACTCCCTCACGCCCCGTCGCGCGCGCTAACGCGGCCTCGACGCCGATGTCGTCGGTGCCGTCGAAGCCGGTCCCCGTCCACCCCTCCGCCGCGAGGATCCCGACCTCGTTCGCGTAGTCGACCGTCTCGACCGTGCCGCCGGCTGCCTGCCACTCGCCGGTCGAATCCCGCCTGTAGGCCGCGGCATCGCGGTCGCGGAGGGCCGCGAGGTCGTCCGGGACCGTCGGCGCCGGGTCGCGGGCGACGACGGCCTTCAGCCCCTTCGCGCCCATCACCGCGCCGGCGCCGCCGCGCCCCGCGTGGTGGTCGCCGCCGTCGCTCGCTATCGTCGCGTACGCCGCCTCGCGCTCGCCGGCCGGGCCGACGCAGGCGACCCCGGCGTCCGGGAACCGCGCCGCGGTCTCGGCGGCGTCGGCGCCCCACGTGTCGCTCGGTTCGATCCGGGCGCGGCCGCCCTCGACCTCGATCCGGACCGGTCGGTCGGCGGCGCCGGTCACGAGCAGCCCGAGGCAGTCGTCGAGCGACCCCGCCAGCCGGTCGGCGAAGGCGCCGCCGGCGTACGAGTCGAGGAAGCCGCCGGTGAGCGGCGACTTCGTCACCGCGGCGTAGCGCGTCTCGCCCGGGAGGGAGCCCGCGAGCGGGCCGACGAGGAACGCGAGGAGGTTCGCCGGGCCGGTCGGGTCCGTCCCGGGCGACAGCTCCTCGTAGAGGTAGCGCGCCCCGAGCCCCTTCCCGCCGACGTAGTCGCGCTGCCAACCGCGCGGGACGCGCTCGCGGGCGGTCTCGCCCGTCGAGAGGTCGACGCGGAGGACGCGGGTGCGACTCCGAGCCATTCAACTGACGTGCGCGGCGGAGACGTATCAATCTGTTCGGCACCGAGATCGGGTCGCCCGGCTGACGGTCCCGGCCCCCGCCGAGTGACCGCCAGAGTGACGCCGTCCGCGGTCGAACGACCGGACATGGACCTGACGACCGCGCTCGACGCCCGCGACGCGACCGTCTGCGTCGTCGGCGCCGGCGGCAAGAAGTCGACGCTGTTCGCGCTCGCCGACCAACTCGCCCGGTCGGTCGTGACCGCGAGCGTCCGGATACCGATCTTCGACGACCGGGTCGCCGCGGTGCGCGTGACCGAGGACCCGGTGACCGCGCTCGACGAGGCGGGCGACGGCGACTGGCCGCTCGGGCTGGTCCCTGAGCGCGAGCGGTCGGACCGGTACCTCGGGTACGACGCGGACACCGTGGCCGATATCTCCGACGCGGCGCCCGGCGCGACGCTCGTGAAGGCGGACGGGGCGCGCCTCCGGGAGTTCAAGGCGCCGGGCGACCACGAGCCGCAGATCCCGCCGAACGCGGACGTCGTCGTTCCGATCGTGAGCGCGCACGTCGTCGGGGAGCCGCTCACCGAGGACCTCGTCCACCGGCCGGAGGAGGTCGCCGCGATCACGGGCCGGGAGGTCGGGTCGGAGATCCGCCCCGTCGACGTCGCGACCGTCCTCGCCAGCCCCGCGGGCGGGCTGAAGGGCGTCCCGAGCGGCGCGACCGCCATCCCGGTCGTGAACAAGGTCGACGACGAGGCGGACGCCGCCGCGGCCCGGGCGGTCGCGAGGGAGATCCGCTTCCGCGCGAACGTGCCGCGCGTCCTCCTCACGCGCCTGATCGCGGACGACCCGGTCGTCGAGGTCGTCGAATAACGCTACGAAGAGTCGCCCGGAAGCTCCGCGAACGAGCGCCACAGCGCCCGGTACAGCGTCCACGCGTCGACGCCGGTCCGGTCGGTCACGGTCCGACAGGCGTCGTCGAACCGACGGTAGTCGGCGGGCGACGGCGGGTCCGGGTAGTCGCCGTCGAGTTCGCCGGCCGCGACCAAGACTGTCCAGGTCCGGCGGTCGATCGCGACGAACCGCGACGGCGCGAGGAACTGACAGAAGCCGGACGCGACCGCGACGTCGACCCCGTCGAGCGCGGTGAGCGCGTCGAGGGCGGCGGTGACGTCCGCCTCCTCGGCGTCGGCCCCCTCGCTCTCCCCGGCGCCCACCGCCTCGACGGCGGCCTCGATGGCGGCTATCACGTCGTCGAACCCGTTGTCGCGGAACGACTCCTCGCGCTCGCGCCGCTCGCGGTCCGGGTACTCCCCGAGGTACCGCCGGAAGTACCACCGGACGATCCACTGGGCGTCCCGGCGGCCGTACTCGTCGCCGGCGAACGTCTGCGGGACGGTCTCGACGTGCTGGCGCTCCACGTCGTACAGCGGTTCCGACTCCGCGTACGCCCGCGCCCGGTCCCGGACGGTCGACTCGCTCAGGTCCATCGCCTCGCGGTACGGCGGTGGGACGGATGAACGTTCGTCTCGATCGTCCCGATCGATCGTTTCATACTGTCGTGGCGGGTGATAGCACACATGACAGACGACCGGATCCCGGTCACCGTCCTCAGCGGCTACCTCGGCGCCGGGAAGACGACGTTGGTGAACCACCTGCTCGCGAACCCGGGCGACAGGCGGATCGCGGTCATCCTGAACGACATGGGCGAGGTGAACGTCGACGCGGAGCTCGT
The sequence above is a segment of the Halorubrum sp. 2020YC2 genome. Coding sequences within it:
- a CDS encoding isopentenyl phosphate kinase — translated: MITEKDRPETLDDAALDDACDAVADALAAGEVGRLVVVHGGGSFGHHHASEHGVSTTDGTRDADAVAAVHGAMKRLNARVLGRLRERGVPAVPVHPLSLAARAEGTDGPLDLPLGSTATLLGEGFVPVLHGDGVATAGDGVTVVSGDELVVELAAGLGARRVGVCSTVPGVFDGDGDVIDEIDDFASVADALGASDVTDVSGGMAAKVRELLALDAPAYVFGAGGLAPFLRGEDAGTRID
- a CDS encoding Mrp/NBP35 family ATP-binding protein translates to MNESDVRERLADVRDPDLGGDIVSLGLVNDVEVDEAAGTVSVSLALGAPFSPNESEIADDVREALADTGLDVELSAAIPDDLSADEQVLPGVQNVIAVASGKGGVGKSTVAVNLAAGLSELGARVGLFDADVYGPNVPRMVSAEQRPETDGETIVPPERFGVKLMSMDFLTGEDDPVIWRGPMVHKIITQLVEDVEWGELDYLVMDLPPGTGDTQLTILQTLPLTGAVIVTTPQDVALDDAVKGLRMFGKHDTNVLGIAENMAGFRCPDCGGFHEIFGSGGGKALAQEHDLPFLGGIPLDPSVRTGGDDGEPVVLEDGETADAFKVIVENVANNAGVVRRRGVSDGR
- a CDS encoding aldehyde ferredoxin oxidoreductase C-terminal domain-containing protein; amino-acid sequence: MARSRTRVLRVDLSTGETARERVPRGWQRDYVGGKGLGARYLYEELSPGTDPTGPANLLAFLVGPLAGSLPGETRYAAVTKSPLTGGFLDSYAGGAFADRLAGSLDDCLGLLVTGAADRPVRIEVEGGRARIEPSDTWGADAAETAARFPDAGVACVGPAGEREAAYATIASDGGDHHAGRGGAGAVMGAKGLKAVVARDPAPTVPDDLAALRDRDAAAYRRDSTGEWQAAGGTVETVDYANEVGILAAEGWTGTGFDGTDDIGVEAALARATGREGVDDEAADGDRGETADGDAGETADGDPGETDPARSDGFRIDTSEGEVVPRGAAPITLGAGLGVDDFDRVVELCGVCDRLGLDVIGAGNAVAWAVRAGEAGVVDCPVAFGDADGAERLLEAIAAREAPADLDVHPDLPDALADGIDAAVARFGGAELVPTVKSMALPGFDPRAAVGVALAYATSDRGACHRRARPQDREPLASPDRSPVDRVRDVVGEQNARSVLWSLVVDDFVGEAVWTDLGAEWLAAVDHPAVDDIDRGADVDRDADVNVDRGDSPDDSRDPVAALATTGERIWTLTRLFNAREGFDRADDALPEPLRSAAADGTPGVDADAFDRLLDRYYAARGWGDRGLPTPDTLDRLGLAGVVDDATPLDGHAIDPAAATESDD
- the yqeC gene encoding selenium cofactor biosynthesis protein YqeC, giving the protein MDLTTALDARDATVCVVGAGGKKSTLFALADQLARSVVTASVRIPIFDDRVAAVRVTEDPVTALDEAGDGDWPLGLVPERERSDRYLGYDADTVADISDAAPGATLVKADGARLREFKAPGDHEPQIPPNADVVVPIVSAHVVGEPLTEDLVHRPEEVAAITGREVGSEIRPVDVATVLASPAGGLKGVPSGATAIPVVNKVDDEADAAAARAVAREIRFRANVPRVLLTRLIADDPVVEVVE